Proteins encoded together in one Variovorax paradoxus EPS window:
- a CDS encoding GNAT family N-acetyltransferase codes for MTNANTADAPAEPFPSLTTPRLTLREIVPTDAASLLAIHGDREAMRWFGNDPIASLAEAEKMVQTFAGWRQPPVLGTRWAIERNQDRRLIGTCGLFRWNRNWKSCTVGYELARDAWGDGLMTEALVAALPWGFESMALNRIEAQVHPENAASLKLLRRLGFVEEGRQRQAGFWWGEHHDLVQLSLLRHEYSNGKKQ; via the coding sequence ATGACGAACGCCAACACCGCAGACGCACCTGCCGAGCCCTTCCCATCCCTGACAACCCCCCGCCTCACGCTGCGCGAGATCGTCCCGACCGACGCAGCCTCCTTGCTCGCCATCCACGGTGACCGCGAGGCCATGCGTTGGTTCGGCAACGATCCGATCGCGAGCCTGGCGGAAGCCGAGAAGATGGTGCAGACCTTCGCGGGTTGGCGCCAACCGCCGGTCCTGGGAACCAGATGGGCGATCGAGCGCAACCAGGACCGCCGCCTCATCGGCACATGCGGCTTGTTCCGATGGAACAGGAACTGGAAAAGCTGCACCGTAGGCTACGAACTCGCACGCGATGCCTGGGGCGATGGCCTGATGACGGAGGCGCTAGTTGCCGCTTTGCCTTGGGGGTTCGAATCGATGGCGTTGAATCGCATCGAAGCCCAGGTCCATCCGGAGAACGCAGCCTCGCTGAAGCTTCTGCGGCGACTGGGCTTCGTCGAAGAAGGACGCCAGCGGCAGGCCGGCTTCTGGTGGGGCGAGCATCACGACCTGGTGCAGCTCTCGTTGCTGCGCCACGAATACTCGAACGGGAAAAAGCAATAG
- a CDS encoding LysR family transcriptional regulator, whose amino-acid sequence MNQLLAMRAFVRVVDTGSFSRTADQLALPRSTVSKLITDLEKHLNIKLMQRTTRAVTPTSDGIEYYGHAMRWIAEMDSVESAVRGKKVKPSGHLRIDAPAVFANSLLIPELPDFHREYPEITVAVGISDRPLKIVEEGVDCVIRAGRLDDMAMVGRRVTELQYVTCAAPAYLDCKGIPSSPEDLQLNHAAACYFFSTGKPELLIFERGNERFEIGNCVFSTNEGNGLKEMLLAGLGVGQHFRRIVQPYLDSGELVAVLEDWSRPAMPFHILYPPNRHQNARLKAFADWVVQKFGVDLPITE is encoded by the coding sequence ATGAACCAACTCCTCGCAATGCGGGCTTTCGTACGAGTGGTGGACACGGGTTCCTTCAGCCGCACCGCGGATCAATTGGCACTTCCGCGGTCGACGGTCAGCAAATTGATTACCGATCTTGAAAAGCACCTGAACATCAAATTGATGCAACGGACCACGCGCGCGGTGACTCCCACATCGGACGGTATCGAGTATTACGGACACGCAATGCGCTGGATCGCCGAAATGGATTCGGTCGAAAGCGCAGTGCGGGGTAAAAAGGTCAAGCCGAGCGGGCATCTGAGAATTGATGCGCCAGCGGTATTTGCCAATAGCCTGCTGATTCCCGAATTGCCGGACTTTCATCGCGAATATCCCGAAATTACCGTTGCAGTCGGAATCAGCGACCGGCCATTGAAGATCGTGGAAGAGGGCGTGGATTGCGTAATTCGCGCTGGCAGGCTCGACGATATGGCAATGGTTGGGCGAAGGGTGACCGAACTTCAATATGTCACCTGCGCCGCGCCGGCTTATCTGGATTGCAAGGGAATTCCCTCTTCCCCAGAAGATCTTCAATTGAATCACGCCGCCGCGTGTTATTTCTTTTCGACAGGGAAACCGGAGCTTTTGATATTCGAACGTGGAAATGAGCGCTTCGAAATCGGCAATTGCGTCTTCTCGACCAACGAAGGCAATGGCCTGAAGGAAATGCTGTTGGCGGGCCTGGGCGTCGGGCAGCATTTCAGGCGCATCGTCCAGCCTTATCTGGATTCGGGTGAATTGGTGGCGGTTCTGGAAGATTGGTCAAGGCCCGCAATGCCTTTTCATATTCTTTATCCACCCAA